GGGGAACCCTCACGATCCGTACGCGGCTGAACGACCGTGACCTCGTGGTGGAGGTGCAGGACACTGGCCCGGGCATCGCCCCCGAGATCCAGGGGCGCATCTTCGACCCGTTCTTCACGACGAAGCCGGTGGGCCACGGGACCGGGATGGGGCTCGCGGTGAGCTACGGCATCGTGCGGGCTCACGGCGGGGACATCGAGGTCGAGAGCAGCCCGGGACAGGGCGCCCTCTTCCGGGTCCGCCTTGCGGCGGGGGGTGGACGGCCATGAAGCGGCCACGCGCGAGGGTGCTCGTCGTCGACGACGAGCCAGACATGGCTCGTAATGTGGGGATGATCCTTGTCAACGCGGGGCTGGAGGCGATCGTGGAGACGGAGAGCCTGCGCGCACTGGAGTTGCTGGAGCGCGAGCGACCTGACCTCGTCGTCGCCGATCTGCGGATGCCGGACCTGGACGGGCTGGCCCTGCTGCAGCGGGCCAGGCGCCTGCATGCCGGGCTGCCCGTCGTGATGCTGACCGCCTACGCCTCGGTGGACTCCGCCGTCGAGGCGATGAAGAAGGGGGCGAGCGACTACCTGGCGAAGCCCTTCGCCCCGGAGGAGCTCGTCCTCCGGGTGGAGAAGGCGCTGGCCTGGGTCGAGCTGGCGGAGGAGAACCGCTACTTGCGGGAGCGGGTGGCGAGCGGCGAGCGGGGCGCGCGGCTCGTGGGCGAGAGCCCGGCGCTGGCGGAGGTCATGCGGCTGGTGGACAAGGTGGCGGCCACCGACGCCAAGGTTCTTCTCGTGGGCGAGAGCGGGACGGGCAAGGAGTTGATCGCCCGGACGATCCATCAGCGCGGCCCCCATCCGGAGGCGCCGTTCTTTGCCATCAACTGCGGGGCGCTCACCGAGAGTCTCCTGGAGTCCGAGCTGTTCGGCCACGAGCGGGGCGCCTTCACCGGCGCTGTGGCCACGAAGAGGGGGATTTTCGAGATGGCGAGCGGCGGGACCCTCCTCCTCGACGAGATCGGTGAGACGAGCCTTGCTTTCCAGACGAAGCTGCTCCGGGCGGTACAGGAGGCCGAGTTCTTCCGCGTGGGCGGGACGCGGCCGCTGAGGGTGCAAGCGCGCCTCGTCTCGTCGAGCAACCGGGATCTCCGCAAGGCCGTCGCCGAGGGGCGCTTTCGCGAGGACCTGTTCTACCGCCTGAGCGTCGTCACGGTCACGGTGCCCCCGCTCAGGGAGCGCGGGGAGGACATCCCGCTGCTGGCCTCCCACTTCCTGCGAGTCTACGCCACCCAGATCAAGAAGAAGGTTCACGGGATCCACCCCGACGCCATGGCGCTGCTCGCGCGCTACCGCTGGCCAGGCAATGTCCGGGAGCTGGAGAATGTCATCGAGCGCGCGGTGATCATGGTGGAGGGCGACGACCAGATCCTGCCTGAGGACTTGCCGGGCGATCTCGTGAGCGAGCCGGTGGTGCCCGCGGGGCCGATGGACGGCGTACGGGAGGCCGAGCGCGACGTGATCCTGCGGGCGCTCCGCGAGTGCAACTGGAACCGGAGCCTCGCCGCCAAGCGGCTCGGGATCGGCCGGCGCACCCTGTACGACAAGCTCACGCGGCTGGGGATTTTGCTCCACCCCTCATAGCCCGATCGCGCTTCGCCGCCCGCACAGACTGTGCGGCACACCTGGGCGGGCGGCCGCACAGCCGCTGGGCTCGCCCCGGCCGGAACCGGCCGCGAACGCCGCGGCCCGCCCCGAAACGCGCCACACGGCCCGGGAAACAGCCTCCACCACCCTGCCTGTCCCTCGCCGCGCCACATGGCAAGGCCCTTGCCTCACCTGGGTACGAGAGCGCGAGGGTGCGCCGGAGGAGGGGCTTCGTGGCCAGTGCCGGACGTGACGGCTGTCGGTGGAAGACGCGATCGCGAGGCTTGCCGTGGCTCGTGGCCGCCTCGGCACTGCTCACCCTGCTTGCCGCTGGATGCGCCACGGTGCCGGAGAGGCCGGAGCAGGTGCGCCTCGTCTGGCCGCCGCCGCCGCTCCCAGCCCGGATCGAGTTCGTCCGGAGCGTGGTGAGCGACGAGGACCTGGGCAAGGACACGACCTTCTCCCAGACGCTCGTCGCCTTCCTGGCCGGCGAGAAGCCGCCGCCCAACCGGGTCGCGGAGCCCGTGGGACTCGCCGTCTCGGACGACGGACAACGCCTCTACGTCTCGGACTTCGCCCAGCTCGCCGTCTTCGTCTTCGATTTCACGCAGCGGACGTTCAGGAAGATCGGGGAGAAAGAGCCACTGGCCCGGCCCGTGGGCGTGGCGCTGGACGGGGAGGAACGGCTGTACGTGGTCGAGCAGCTGAAGAAGGGCATCAGCGTGTTCGACAGGAACGGGACCCGGG
This is a stretch of genomic DNA from Candidatus Rokuibacteriota bacterium. It encodes these proteins:
- a CDS encoding sigma-54-dependent Fis family transcriptional regulator, translating into MKRPRARVLVVDDEPDMARNVGMILVNAGLEAIVETESLRALELLERERPDLVVADLRMPDLDGLALLQRARRLHAGLPVVMLTAYASVDSAVEAMKKGASDYLAKPFAPEELVLRVEKALAWVELAEENRYLRERVASGERGARLVGESPALAEVMRLVDKVAATDAKVLLVGESGTGKELIARTIHQRGPHPEAPFFAINCGALTESLLESELFGHERGAFTGAVATKRGIFEMASGGTLLLDEIGETSLAFQTKLLRAVQEAEFFRVGGTRPLRVQARLVSSSNRDLRKAVAEGRFREDLFYRLSVVTVTVPPLRERGEDIPLLASHFLRVYATQIKKKVHGIHPDAMALLARYRWPGNVRELENVIERAVIMVEGDDQILPEDLPGDLVSEPVVPAGPMDGVREAERDVILRALRECNWNRSLAAKRLGIGRRTLYDKLTRLGILLHPS